AGATAGTATAGTTGATGCAGATAAGAGAAATCATGAAGTCACACTCTTTGCTGCAATACTAAAAAATAGCAAATTAGATTATGTTGTACAAAAGGCAGTAGAACTTGGAGTTGCTCATTTCTATCCATTTATTTCTAATCGCTGTGCAGATAAAAAGTTTAATTTAGAAAGAGCAAGAGTAATTGCTCTTGAATCTGCTCAACAATGTGGTTCGTCCTTTTTAACAAATATATATGAACCAATAACTTTTGATGAAGTTATTAAAAAACAAAAAGAATATGATACTTCTTTAATTGCTTATGAGTGTGAAAACAAGGATGCAGTTAAAGATATTGATATAAAAGGCAATAATATTGCCTTAATCGTAGGCCCTGAGGGTGGCTTTGAACAAAAAGAAGTTCAAGATATAGTAAATGCTGGCGCTTGCTCTGTAACTCTTGGAAAACGTATTTTAAGAGCTGACACGGCAGGAATTGTGTTCCCAGCATTGGTTTTAAATCAAATAGGTGATCTAGATTATGAAGACTGATAAAAAGATATGTGTATTATCCTTGGGATGCAAGGTTAATCAATATGACTCTGAAGGCATAATGGCTCGCTTTTCAAAGCTAGGTTTTAGTGTTACAGATTCCTTATCTTTTGCAGATATTTATATTATAAATACTTGCGCAGTTACAAATGAGGCTGAACATAAATCCAGACAAATGATTTCTCGTGTTAAAAAGTATAATAAAGACGCAAAGATATATATTTGTGGATGCTCAACTCAGCATAATCCAGAACCATTTAAACAAGATGGAGTTGTCTGCGTTTTGGGGACAACTGGAAAAACAACAACCTTAGTTGATAAAGTCCTTGAAGATATAGAAAATGAAAATTTTGAACAAAAGAACTACATTTTATGCGAAGATTTAGCAATTTCTCGTGATTATGAAAATATAGATAGAACTTTATCTACAATGACAAGACATTATATTAAAGTTCAGGATGGTTGCGATAATTATTGCTCATATTGCTTGATTCCATACGTTAGAGGACATTGTAGAAGCCAAGCTATAGAAAATGTCGTGGATGAGTGTAAAAGAGCAGCAAAACTATCACGTGAGCTCATAATTATAGGAATTAATCTATCTGCATATGGAGTAGATATAAATTCATCTCTTAAAGACCTTATTATATCTTTAAAAGATATAGATGCAAGAATAACACTCGGATCTCTTGAGGTAAATGTAATTAATAGAGAATTTTTGGAAGCTACAAAACTACTTAAAAAATTCTGTCCTCATTTCCATTTAT
The Clostridiales bacterium DNA segment above includes these coding regions:
- a CDS encoding tRNA (N(6)-L-threonylcarbamoyladenosine(37)-C(2))-methylthiotransferase MtaB → MKTDKKICVLSLGCKVNQYDSEGIMARFSKLGFSVTDSLSFADIYIINTCAVTNEAEHKSRQMISRVKKYNKDAKIYICGCSTQHNPEPFKQDGVVCVLGTTGKTTTLVDKVLEDIENENFEQKNYILCEDLAISRDYENIDRTLSTMTRHYIKVQDGCDNYCSYCLIPYVRGHCRSQAIENVVDECKRAAKLSRELIIIGINLSAYGVDINSSLKDLIISLKDIDARITLGSLEVNVINREFLEATKLLKKFCPHFHL
- a CDS encoding 16S rRNA (uracil(1498)-N(3))-methyltransferase, yielding MEIKRFFVTPDCLVDNKIYLTGMAYKHLGLVLRAKVGYKVIICLNDGKEYNCTIEKIDANTIVLNVDSIVDADKRNHEVTLFAAILKNSKLDYVVQKAVELGVAHFYPFISNRCADKKFNLERARVIALESAQQCGSSFLTNIYEPITFDEVIKKQKEYDTSLIAYECENKDAVKDIDIKGNNIALIVGPEGGFEQKEVQDIVNAGACSVTLGKRILRADTAGIVFPALVLNQIGDLDYED